CAAGATGCAGCTGGCGGTATTGCTCCAACTGGCATATCAATTTCTCCGTCTGTAATTGACGTACCTGATAATCAATCTGTACCATTTGTATTGACAATCTTTGTTGATTCATCTGTCACACCGGGAACTTACAACCTAAGAATTAGAACATACGATACTTCCAACACCATTGAAAAGTTTGTATACATTACCTTGAATGTAACTAGCGGTCAAGTTATACCCGATCCTTCGTTTAGTATAACCACTGGAACAAATAATCTCACTATTGAACAAGGTGGTTCCCAATCTGTTAGTATGACTATCACTCCAACAAACGGATTTACTGGTGCAGTCAATTTTGAACTTCAAGACGCAGCTGGTGGTATTGCTCCAACTGGTATATCAATTTCTCCGTCCGTAATTGATGTACCTGATAATCAATCTGTACCATTTACATTAACTGTCTTTGTTGATTCTTCTGTTACACCAGGAACTTATACTTTAAGAATCAGAGCATATGATAGTTCTAATACCATCGAAAAGTTTATATACATTACCTTGAATGTAACTGGTGGTTTCGATATTACAATTGAAACTTACGATTTTACTTTGAATACTAATTCTGCTACAACAACTCACTTGACCATAACTCCTCATTCAGGTTTTACTGGAACTATTAATTTAGAACTACAAGATGTTTCGACTGGTCTTCCTTCAAATGACATTACCATTTCACCTACACAAGTAATTGTAGAAGACTTAAACCCAATTTCTCTGCTTATAACGCTCAGTGTTTCTTCAACTGCTAATGTTGGTGTTCATAATTTAAGAATCGAAGCTTCTAGTGGTAATATAAAAAGATATCTATACATTAATATTGTAGTGCAGTAATAAATACAAATTAAAATTCAAAACTCAATTAAACGGAAACACCCCCAAACTATCAAATAAAGTTTTTTGGGGGTGTTTTTTTGAATAACAGAACTTATAAAAGCATTTTAGAAATAATACAATTTTATTGTTTGAAAAATCCTATCAAAAATTTTTTGATTTTATAATGCAATATAATCATTCTTATATTGCATTATAGGAAAATGGTCCTAAAAATTT
Above is a window of Thermosipho atlanticus DSM 15807 DNA encoding:
- a CDS encoding COG1361 family protein, producing QDAAGGIAPTGISISPSVIDVPDNQSVPFVLTIFVDSSVTPGTYNLRIRTYDTSNTIEKFVYITLNVTSGQVIPDPSFSITTGTNNLTIEQGGSQSVSMTITPTNGFTGAVNFELQDAAGGIAPTGISISPSVIDVPDNQSVPFTLTVFVDSSVTPGTYTLRIRAYDSSNTIEKFIYITLNVTGGFDITIETYDFTLNTNSATTTHLTITPHSGFTGTINLELQDVSTGLPSNDITISPTQVIVEDLNPISLLITLSVSSTANVGVHNLRIEASSGNIKRYLYINIVVQ